The following coding sequences lie in one Flavobacteriales bacterium genomic window:
- a CDS encoding tetratricopeptide repeat protein, translating into MQKYRIALIFLAAVIPYFITLWNGYVLDDDLFILKNRYVQQGVTSIPDLLTTNFSHGADGFNDGLYRPLAPITWAIDHSIAGNNAWFGHAMNILIYGTICVLLYLLLGEMMGDRNTQMTMIVALLYAVHPIHTEAVANIKGRDELLAMLFFLMASRAALQYATSSRWTTLLLCVGYFGLAFLSKESAVTAIAVIPLLVFVSKPVSPIRTWRLTFALTLAGVLLFLWRFHVIHSMDRTVDGGIVSLLNNSVVGADGLSGRLASAMWLQCHYIGLLIWPFNLSHDYSYNQIPAVDWGFWPLWLAAPVLATLIGWAVLDMRKRGVGGYAILFYFVTISVVANLFFLIGATLAERFLFMPSLGFCLLVGWLVSRKPNIPAPLRALGVLVLVVWGVQTGMRAQTWKDNMTLFGTDVKHTPESARVQYNYGTELYRVGVQHQGEEVLKYNRDAVEHLSHAVNIYPAYLDAWSNLGISYMMLSEFDSSLACFQKVLGIEAGYRKAWYNTALVYFQTRRYKEAIPWLSRYVADKEDPQALHYLGLSYGYLGDPGSGLPYLMRSLNVQPVNASLLKDIGVAYGYLQDYPRALEYSLKAWALDNTDKNLAMNIGLTYRALGDQANAEKFFRLSGK; encoded by the coding sequence ATGCAAAAGTACCGTATCGCACTTATCTTCCTGGCAGCTGTCATTCCGTATTTTATTACTTTATGGAATGGCTACGTACTCGATGACGATCTCTTTATTCTGAAGAACCGTTATGTGCAGCAGGGTGTCACATCCATCCCGGATCTTCTGACCACAAACTTCAGTCATGGTGCTGACGGTTTCAACGATGGACTGTACCGGCCACTGGCACCGATCACCTGGGCCATTGATCATTCAATCGCAGGAAACAATGCGTGGTTCGGACACGCCATGAATATCCTGATTTATGGCACCATTTGCGTGTTGCTTTATCTTCTTTTAGGGGAGATGATGGGAGATCGGAATACTCAGATGACCATGATCGTTGCTCTTTTATACGCTGTTCATCCCATTCATACGGAAGCGGTAGCCAATATCAAAGGGCGTGACGAGTTGCTGGCCATGCTGTTTTTTCTGATGGCTTCACGGGCCGCATTACAATATGCTACGAGCAGTCGTTGGACGACATTGCTGCTATGTGTCGGCTATTTTGGTTTAGCCTTTTTGTCGAAGGAAAGTGCAGTGACTGCCATAGCCGTGATCCCATTGTTGGTATTTGTCTCAAAGCCGGTGTCGCCAATAAGGACATGGCGTTTAACTTTCGCATTAACGTTAGCTGGAGTATTACTCTTTCTTTGGCGGTTCCATGTAATTCATTCTATGGACAGGACGGTGGATGGTGGTATTGTAAGCTTGTTGAATAACTCGGTCGTCGGAGCTGATGGCCTCAGTGGCCGTCTGGCATCTGCAATGTGGTTGCAATGTCACTACATCGGGTTGCTGATTTGGCCCTTTAACCTCAGCCATGACTATTCATACAATCAGATTCCGGCGGTGGATTGGGGGTTCTGGCCCCTGTGGCTCGCCGCACCCGTGCTGGCCACTTTGATTGGTTGGGCAGTTCTTGATATGAGGAAAAGGGGAGTGGGAGGGTATGCCATCCTGTTCTACTTTGTCACCATCTCCGTAGTTGCCAATCTCTTCTTCCTGATTGGTGCAACCCTGGCCGAGAGGTTCTTGTTCATGCCTTCGCTGGGCTTTTGTTTGCTTGTTGGATGGTTGGTCTCCCGGAAACCAAATATACCGGCGCCGTTAAGAGCATTGGGTGTATTGGTGCTGGTGGTATGGGGTGTGCAAACCGGTATGCGTGCACAAACATGGAAGGATAACATGACTTTGTTTGGCACCGATGTAAAACATACACCGGAGAGTGCAAGGGTGCAATACAATTATGGTACGGAACTTTACAGAGTGGGTGTGCAACATCAGGGGGAAGAGGTGTTAAAGTATAACCGCGATGCCGTTGAACATCTTTCTCACGCAGTAAATATCTATCCGGCCTACCTGGATGCCTGGAGTAACCTGGGAATATCTTATATGATGCTTTCTGAATTTGACTCCTCCCTGGCGTGTTTTCAGAAGGTGTTGGGTATTGAGGCGGGATACCGCAAAGCGTGGTATAATACGGCACTTGTTTATTTTCAAACGCGTCGTTACAAAGAAGCCATTCCGTGGTTGAGTCGTTATGTAGCGGATAAAGAGGATCCTCAGGCGCTGCATTACCTTGGACTGTCTTACGGTTACCTGGGAGATCCGGGGAGCGGATTGCCTTACCTGATGAGGTCATTGAATGTGCAACCCGTCAATGCGTCATTGTTAAAGGATATCGGTGTGGCCTATGGTTATTTGCAGGACTATCCCAGGGCATTGGAATATTCATTGAAGGCCTGGGCTTTGGATAACACCGATAAAAACCTGGCGATGAACATTGGCCTGACCTACCGTGCGCTTGGAGATCAGGCCAATGCTGAGAAATTCTTCAGGCTATCAGGAAAATGA
- a CDS encoding outer membrane lipoprotein carrier protein LolA: MKKFSIALSFFAILYTGGAMAQDDDTDVRDPKAKKLLDQVSAETKKYKTISAKFTYTLENKSDDIKDSQDGDIRIKGDKYVLKIAGQEIIYDGKYVWTYLKASDEVQKSIPDPDAMSPVDMFKSYEEGWKFKYIKKTTENGISVDLIDLVPKDAGKNFSRVRLSIDAAKNHVVMARFFGKDGTYYTYELKEIKTDQEISDKVFSFDPAAHPGVDVIDLTDE, translated from the coding sequence ATGAAAAAATTCAGCATAGCACTCTCTTTCTTCGCCATTCTTTATACAGGTGGCGCCATGGCGCAGGATGATGATACGGACGTAAGAGACCCGAAAGCGAAAAAACTACTGGATCAGGTAAGCGCTGAAACAAAGAAATACAAGACCATCTCAGCTAAATTCACCTATACCCTGGAAAATAAATCTGACGACATTAAGGATAGTCAGGACGGGGATATTCGTATCAAGGGAGATAAGTACGTATTGAAGATCGCCGGACAGGAGATCATTTACGACGGAAAGTACGTGTGGACCTACCTCAAGGCCAGTGACGAAGTACAAAAGAGCATTCCGGATCCGGATGCGATGAGCCCGGTGGATATGTTCAAGTCCTATGAAGAAGGATGGAAATTCAAATACATCAAGAAGACCACCGAAAACGGGATATCCGTAGACCTCATTGACCTGGTACCAAAGGATGCGGGTAAGAATTTCTCGAGGGTCAGACTGAGTATTGATGCAGCCAAGAACCATGTGGTCATGGCCAGATTCTTTGGCAAGGACGGCACCTACTACACTTATGAATTAAAAGAAATAAAAACGGATCAGGAGATATCCGACAAAGTGTTTTCTTTCGACCCGGCTGCGCATCCCGGTGTGGATGTCATTGACCTGACGGATGAATAG
- a CDS encoding DNA translocase FtsK 4TM domain-containing protein: MAVQGNKLKNSDSKKSRKPGMIRRTYDKCLRFVRDERVRKITGLVLLLAGLYMLIAFTSFLFTWKADQDKVAGGWSDLSGDITEPVNNRIGKFGAVLSYVFIHRWFGIASFYFVFISILLGVRALFHVSLLPLRRSLLYGLFGLFWFSITLGCIFQSQYLFMGGGFGYFLGKWLQAFLGVIGTYLLLLFTMLGFLVGAYNLSFRLPSFVRSKTEEEEISEETDDLILKNTVLNQEEEEVTEESVPTVDPDQAGPIELDTESDIPAEGFDESDNGDEGVDFSIEEAPPSDGHGEEDIAGDDPPMEEYDPTLDLSSYKFPTADLLEEHGQGEISVDKGELEANKNRIVETLGNYNIKIAKIKATIGPTVTLYEIIPEAGVRISKIKNLEDDIALSLSALGIRIIAPIPGRGTIGIEVPNQNPQVVSMRSLIESEKFRNTKMDLPMVLGRTISNEIYIADLTKMPHVLVAGATGQGKSVGLNAMLASLLYKKHPSQVKFVLVDPKKVELTLFRKIERHFLAKLPDAEEAIITDTNKVIHTVKSMTIEMDQRYDLLKNAGARTIKEYNAKFIARKLNPNEGHRYLPYIVLVIDEFADLIMTAGKEIETPISRLAQLARAIGIHLIIATQRPSVNIITGTIKANFPSRIAFRVTSKIDSRTILDNGGAEQLIGRGDMLLSTGSELLRIQCAFLDTPEVENVTEFIGNQRGYADAHLLPEFVDESAEGPGSISPDERDAMFEDAARIVVIHQQGSASLLQRRLKLGYNRAGRIIDQLEAAGIIGPFEGSKARQVLIPDETALEQFLNPPQGDQ, from the coding sequence ATGGCCGTCCAGGGAAACAAACTGAAAAACAGCGATAGCAAAAAGAGCAGGAAGCCCGGAATGATCCGAAGGACATACGACAAATGCCTGCGGTTCGTAAGGGATGAACGTGTGCGCAAGATCACAGGATTGGTGCTGTTGCTTGCCGGGTTGTATATGCTCATTGCGTTTACCAGTTTTCTGTTTACATGGAAAGCAGACCAAGACAAGGTCGCCGGTGGATGGTCCGACTTATCAGGGGATATCACCGAACCGGTTAACAACCGCATCGGTAAATTCGGCGCTGTCCTGTCTTATGTATTTATTCACCGGTGGTTTGGTATCGCTTCCTTCTACTTTGTTTTCATAAGTATTCTGCTTGGTGTCCGTGCGTTGTTTCACGTCAGTCTGCTTCCGCTGAGACGTAGCTTACTTTACGGCTTATTCGGACTATTCTGGTTTTCCATTACACTGGGATGCATTTTTCAATCTCAGTATTTGTTCATGGGAGGCGGCTTTGGCTATTTCCTGGGCAAATGGCTCCAGGCCTTCCTTGGTGTGATCGGCACTTACCTGTTGCTTTTGTTTACCATGCTGGGCTTCCTGGTTGGGGCATATAATTTATCATTTCGGCTCCCCTCCTTCGTTCGCAGTAAAACAGAGGAAGAAGAGATATCGGAAGAAACCGACGATCTTATACTTAAAAATACAGTCCTGAATCAGGAGGAAGAAGAAGTTACTGAGGAAAGTGTGCCAACGGTTGATCCCGATCAGGCCGGCCCCATCGAACTCGATACTGAATCAGATATCCCGGCGGAAGGTTTTGATGAATCAGACAATGGTGATGAAGGTGTCGATTTCTCGATCGAAGAAGCCCCGCCTTCGGACGGACATGGAGAAGAGGATATTGCCGGAGACGATCCTCCCATGGAAGAATATGATCCGACCCTGGACCTGTCCAGTTATAAGTTCCCAACGGCAGACCTGCTGGAAGAGCACGGACAAGGTGAAATCAGTGTAGACAAGGGAGAACTCGAAGCCAACAAAAACCGGATCGTAGAAACACTGGGCAACTACAACATCAAGATCGCGAAGATCAAAGCAACCATCGGGCCAACCGTTACATTATATGAGATCATTCCGGAAGCCGGTGTGCGGATTTCCAAGATCAAGAACCTTGAAGATGATATCGCACTGAGTCTTTCTGCCCTGGGTATCCGTATCATTGCGCCCATTCCGGGCCGGGGTACGATCGGTATCGAGGTTCCCAACCAAAACCCTCAGGTGGTTTCCATGCGATCGCTGATCGAATCTGAAAAGTTCAGGAATACAAAGATGGATCTGCCCATGGTTCTCGGACGCACCATCTCCAATGAGATATACATTGCGGACCTGACCAAAATGCCTCACGTGCTTGTTGCCGGCGCTACCGGTCAGGGAAAGTCAGTCGGACTCAATGCCATGCTTGCTTCGCTGCTATATAAGAAGCATCCGTCTCAGGTTAAATTTGTGCTGGTGGATCCCAAAAAAGTGGAGCTGACTTTGTTCCGGAAAATTGAACGTCACTTCCTGGCCAAACTTCCCGATGCCGAAGAAGCCATCATCACAGACACCAACAAGGTAATACATACGGTTAAGTCCATGACCATAGAAATGGACCAGCGTTATGACCTCCTTAAAAATGCCGGAGCAAGAACGATCAAAGAATACAATGCCAAGTTCATTGCCCGGAAACTGAATCCGAATGAAGGTCATCGCTATCTTCCATACATCGTTTTGGTAATTGATGAGTTTGCGGACCTCATTATGACCGCCGGCAAGGAAATAGAAACACCCATTTCCCGTCTTGCTCAATTAGCACGGGCCATCGGAATTCACCTGATCATCGCAACACAACGCCCTTCGGTGAACATCATCACGGGTACCATCAAAGCCAACTTCCCATCACGGATCGCTTTCCGGGTCACTTCCAAAATAGATTCCCGAACCATCCTGGACAATGGCGGAGCGGAGCAATTAATTGGACGCGGGGACATGCTGCTTTCCACCGGCAGTGAACTCCTGAGGATACAATGTGCCTTCCTGGACACCCCGGAGGTAGAGAATGTCACGGAGTTCATCGGCAACCAGCGTGGATATGCCGATGCACACCTGCTTCCCGAGTTTGTAGATGAGTCCGCCGAAGGCCCCGGAAGCATCTCTCCGGACGAACGGGATGCCATGTTTGAAGATGCCGCACGCATTGTGGTTATCCACCAGCAAGGTTCTGCCTCGCTCCTGCAAAGAAGATTAAAACTTGGCTATAACCGGGCAGGTCGGATCATTGATCAACTGGAGGCTGCCGGCATCATCGGACCGTTTGAGGGAAGCAAGGCACGACAGGTTCTCATTCCCGACGAAACAGCTTTGGAACAGTTTTTGAATCCACCACAGGGAGACCAATAA
- a CDS encoding arginine decarboxylase — MKNRYLDLIEQTFDFPQEEFKVENDELVFNDIPLMDLIEQYGTPLKITYLPKIGSQIAKARKMFNQAFQKTGYKGNYTYTYCTKSSHFSFVIEEALKHGVHLETSSAYDIQIVKSLYDKGKISKDTFINCNGYKRELYKEWICDLINDGFTNLVPSLDNMSEITYYKEHVKEKCKLGIRIATEEEPTFSFYTSRLGIRYTDIVKFYKQEIESHDLFELKMLNFHINTGIKDNSYYWNELRKCINVYCELKKVCPSLDSLSIGGGFPIKTSLNFSYDYAYMAEEIVNQIKGRCDELGIDEPNLYSEFGSYTVGETGAMIYSVLDQKQQNDRELWYMIDSSLITTLPDTWGINQRFILLAVNHWGSEYRSVNMGGLTCDSLDYYDSESHNNQVFLPKISEGESLYVGFFHTGAYQESLGGYGGIQHCLIPNPQHVVVEKDENGKLTSWLFSGEQQPDTMLKLLGY, encoded by the coding sequence ATGAAAAACCGTTATCTTGACCTGATCGAACAAACTTTCGATTTCCCTCAGGAAGAGTTTAAAGTTGAAAATGATGAATTGGTATTTAATGATATCCCCCTGATGGATCTCATTGAACAATACGGAACCCCACTCAAAATCACCTACCTGCCTAAGATCGGTAGTCAGATTGCCAAGGCCCGAAAGATGTTTAATCAGGCTTTTCAAAAAACAGGCTACAAAGGTAACTATACCTATACATATTGCACAAAAAGTTCACATTTTTCTTTTGTTATAGAAGAAGCCCTGAAACACGGTGTGCATTTGGAAACTTCTTCGGCTTATGATATCCAGATCGTAAAAAGTCTTTATGATAAAGGAAAGATCAGCAAAGACACCTTTATAAACTGCAACGGATACAAAAGGGAGCTTTATAAGGAATGGATCTGCGATCTGATCAATGATGGTTTTACAAACCTGGTGCCTTCGCTCGATAACATGAGTGAAATCACTTATTACAAGGAACATGTCAAGGAAAAATGCAAGCTGGGCATCCGGATTGCCACGGAAGAAGAGCCTACATTTTCTTTCTACACATCCAGGCTAGGCATCCGTTACACAGACATCGTTAAATTTTACAAACAGGAAATCGAATCCCACGATCTCTTTGAATTAAAGATGTTGAATTTTCATATCAATACAGGTATAAAAGACAATAGCTATTACTGGAACGAACTCCGCAAATGCATCAATGTCTATTGCGAACTTAAAAAGGTTTGCCCTTCCCTGGATTCATTAAGCATAGGCGGTGGATTCCCCATCAAAACTTCGCTTAATTTCAGCTATGATTATGCCTATATGGCGGAAGAGATCGTGAATCAGATCAAGGGCCGGTGCGATGAACTGGGTATCGACGAACCCAATCTGTATTCCGAATTCGGATCCTATACGGTAGGTGAAACGGGTGCGATGATCTATTCCGTTCTGGACCAAAAGCAACAGAACGACAGGGAGCTTTGGTACATGATTGATAGCTCATTAATCACAACCCTACCCGACACATGGGGCATAAACCAACGCTTTATATTGCTTGCCGTAAATCACTGGGGCAGTGAATACAGAAGTGTTAACATGGGCGGATTAACATGCGATAGCCTGGACTATTATGATTCCGAATCTCATAACAACCAGGTGTTCCTCCCCAAGATCAGCGAGGGAGAATCTTTGTATGTCGGATTTTTTCATACCGGTGCATACCAGGAATCGCTGGGCGGATACGGCGGCATCCAGCATTGCCTGATCCCGAACCCACAACATGTGGTTGTAGAGAAGGATGAAAATGGAAAATTAACATCATGGCTTTTTTCCGGCGAACAACAACCGGACACCATGCTAAAATTGTTAGGTTATTGA
- a CDS encoding arginase, which translates to MNHIEGYALIEVRSDVGAGTEGAALGAQAIRAVAEQKGDTRFLNLDRVSLEFPNGSPLEENQTPWAKHIVPLLKFQEKVADEVYSAVHQGKFPVLLTGDHSSAIGIISGFKKAFADKNIGVVWIDAHADLHSPYTTPSGNLHGMPLAALIGEDNLEHQIHQPSETTEVCWKQMKNLAFPAPKFTGKDLVFVGVRSTETPEDKLIARHGIRKITVDDVRKSNGASIAQEVLETLSHCDAIFVSFDVDSLDPSISAATGTPVDHGLNLEEVHDMMRVLLKDSRVKGLEVTEVNPTFEEDRTMATAAYDVLLTALTNHEH; encoded by the coding sequence ATGAATCATATAGAAGGGTATGCACTCATTGAAGTTCGTTCTGATGTGGGTGCAGGTACGGAAGGTGCAGCGCTTGGCGCACAAGCCATCCGAGCGGTTGCCGAACAAAAGGGGGATACCCGTTTTTTGAATCTTGATCGTGTATCCCTGGAGTTTCCGAATGGCTCACCGCTTGAAGAAAACCAAACACCGTGGGCAAAACACATTGTTCCCCTCCTGAAGTTTCAGGAGAAGGTTGCAGATGAAGTCTATTCCGCGGTTCATCAGGGAAAGTTCCCGGTGCTCCTTACCGGTGATCATAGCAGTGCCATTGGAATAATCTCAGGATTCAAGAAGGCTTTTGCTGATAAGAACATAGGCGTGGTGTGGATCGACGCGCATGCCGATCTCCATTCGCCTTACACCACACCATCCGGAAATTTACACGGTATGCCCCTTGCCGCGTTGATCGGGGAGGATAATCTCGAGCATCAGATTCATCAGCCCAGTGAAACCACAGAGGTGTGCTGGAAACAAATGAAGAATCTGGCATTTCCCGCTCCGAAGTTCACAGGCAAAGACCTGGTCTTCGTTGGGGTGCGGAGCACAGAGACACCCGAAGATAAACTGATCGCCAGACACGGCATTCGGAAAATCACCGTAGATGACGTTCGCAAAAGCAACGGAGCATCCATTGCCCAGGAGGTTCTGGAAACGTTGTCTCACTGCGACGCCATCTTTGTTTCTTTTGATGTGGACAGCCTTGATCCTTCTATTTCTGCTGCTACAGGAACACCGGTTGACCACGGCCTGAATCTGGAAGAAGTTCATGATATGATGCGGGTATTACTTAAAGATTCCCGGGTGAAAGGCCTGGAAGTAACAGAGGTGAATCCCACCTTTGAAGAAGACCGGACCATGGCTACCGCTGCTTACGATGTGCTCCTAACTGCCCTGACCAACCATGAGCATTGA
- a CDS encoding arginine--tRNA ligase: MSIESILETKGREALVNLFGESDTLPGIQLQHTRREFEGDWTIVVFPFLKLSGKGPEETARMLGDQLVEMTNEIASYNVVKGFLNLSLKDEFWINEAGHLANADWWRGTKKSKSVMVEYSSPNTNKPLHLGHIRNNLLGWSVAEILKANGYDVKKVNLVNDRGIHICKSMLAWQRWGNNETPDSVNLKGDKLVGNYYVRFDQELKKEVADRIARGIEEKEAEQEAPLMQEAREMLRKWEAGDEEVRKLWATMNQWVYDGFEITYQKMGVDFDDTYYESNTYLLGKQKVEEALKRGELYQKEDGSVWVDLEADGLDQKLLLRSDGTSVYMTQDIGTAIQRFESGHLDQHIYVVGNEQDYHFKALSLILKKMGYAWAENLYHLSYGMVDLPSGKMKSREGTVVDADDLIAEVVDTARQKTMELGKVEGLEDDEADQLFYRIGMGALKYFILKVDPKKKMLFNPEESIDFNGHTGPFIQYTHARIASVLRKGNEEGLKPWDASGLPSALEERERSLLKILFQFRDIVHEAGKLLSPAMVANYVYDLAKEFNQFYHECPILKAEDRQQVLWRLSLADAVRNTINDGMHLLGIEVPDRM, translated from the coding sequence ATGAGCATTGAATCAATACTAGAAACCAAGGGCCGGGAGGCCCTGGTAAACCTCTTCGGTGAATCCGATACCCTCCCCGGCATTCAACTTCAACATACCCGCAGGGAGTTTGAAGGAGACTGGACCATTGTGGTCTTTCCTTTTCTTAAACTTTCCGGAAAAGGTCCGGAAGAAACAGCCCGCATGTTGGGGGATCAATTGGTTGAGATGACCAATGAGATCGCATCTTACAATGTTGTGAAAGGCTTCCTTAATCTTAGCCTTAAGGATGAGTTCTGGATCAATGAGGCCGGACATCTTGCTAATGCAGACTGGTGGCGGGGAACAAAGAAAAGTAAGTCCGTAATGGTGGAGTACTCTTCTCCCAATACCAACAAACCGCTGCACCTGGGGCATATCCGGAACAACCTTCTGGGATGGTCGGTTGCTGAAATTCTCAAAGCCAACGGCTACGATGTGAAAAAGGTGAACCTGGTCAATGACCGCGGAATCCATATATGTAAATCCATGCTGGCCTGGCAGCGATGGGGAAATAACGAAACGCCGGATTCAGTAAATCTTAAAGGAGATAAGCTGGTTGGTAATTACTACGTTCGCTTTGACCAGGAACTGAAGAAGGAGGTGGCAGACCGTATTGCCAGGGGAATAGAAGAAAAAGAAGCGGAACAGGAAGCGCCCCTGATGCAGGAAGCGAGAGAAATGTTGCGCAAATGGGAAGCGGGTGACGAAGAGGTTCGCAAACTGTGGGCAACCATGAATCAATGGGTATACGATGGCTTCGAGATCACCTACCAAAAGATGGGGGTTGATTTTGATGATACCTATTATGAGTCAAATACCTATCTCCTGGGAAAACAAAAGGTGGAAGAGGCATTGAAACGTGGAGAGCTTTATCAAAAGGAGGATGGATCCGTTTGGGTGGATCTTGAAGCCGATGGCCTTGATCAAAAGTTGTTGTTGCGGTCCGACGGTACTTCGGTATATATGACCCAGGATATCGGGACGGCCATTCAGCGTTTCGAATCCGGGCATCTGGATCAACACATATATGTGGTGGGAAATGAACAGGATTACCACTTCAAAGCACTTTCACTCATCCTGAAAAAGATGGGCTATGCCTGGGCAGAGAACCTCTATCACCTGTCTTACGGCATGGTGGACCTGCCCTCGGGCAAGATGAAGTCCAGGGAGGGAACAGTGGTTGATGCCGATGACCTGATTGCCGAAGTGGTGGATACCGCCAGGCAGAAAACAATGGAATTGGGAAAGGTGGAAGGACTGGAAGATGATGAGGCCGACCAGCTATTCTACCGGATCGGAATGGGAGCCCTGAAATATTTTATCCTGAAGGTGGATCCGAAAAAGAAGATGCTTTTCAACCCGGAAGAGTCAATCGATTTCAATGGACATACGGGACCTTTCATTCAATATACCCATGCCCGGATCGCCTCGGTGTTGCGTAAAGGGAATGAAGAAGGCCTGAAGCCCTGGGACGCATCCGGACTTCCTTCGGCGCTCGAAGAACGGGAGCGTAGCCTGCTCAAGATATTGTTTCAATTTCGTGACATCGTGCATGAAGCCGGCAAACTGTTAAGCCCGGCCATGGTTGCCAATTATGTTTACGACCTGGCCAAGGAGTTTAACCAGTTTTACCATGAATGCCCCATACTGAAGGCCGAGGATCGGCAGCAGGTGTTGTGGCGACTGTCATTGGCAGATGCGGTACGAAATACCATTAACGATGGTATGCATCTTCTAGGAATTGAAGTGCCCGACAGGATGTAG
- the ffh gene encoding signal recognition particle protein: MFENLSEKLEKAFKVLKGQGQITEINVAETLKEVRRALLDADVNYKIAKEFSETVKTKALGEQVLTAVSPSQLLVKITHDELASLMGGQAVDVNTKGSPAIILIAGLQGSGKTTFSAKLANHLKSKKSLKPLLVACDVYRPAAINQLKVLGEQIGVSVYAEEGNQDPVQIAKKGIDFAKANQCNLVIVDTAGRLAIDEEMMKEIAEVKKAIKPSETLFVVDSMTGQDAVNTAKAFNERLDYDGVVLTKLDGDTRGGAALSIRYVVDKPIKFVGTGEKMDALDVFYPQRMADRILGMGDIVSLVEKAQEQYDEAEAKKLQKKIARDQFDLNDFLDQIQQVKKMGNVKDLMGMIPGVGKAMKNVDIDDDAFKGIEAIIRSMTPAERSDPSMLNGSRRERIATGSGTSIQEVNRLMKQFTEMRKMMKMMSNKSQMARMMARMPKR; this comes from the coding sequence ATGTTTGAGAATTTATCGGAGAAATTAGAGAAAGCATTTAAGGTCCTTAAAGGGCAGGGCCAGATTACCGAAATCAACGTAGCTGAGACCCTGAAGGAAGTCCGGCGTGCCCTGCTCGATGCCGACGTAAACTATAAAATCGCCAAGGAGTTTTCGGAGACCGTAAAAACCAAAGCGCTGGGGGAACAAGTATTGACTGCAGTTTCTCCGAGCCAGCTGTTGGTAAAGATCACCCATGATGAATTGGCTTCCCTGATGGGTGGCCAGGCTGTGGATGTGAATACCAAAGGCAGTCCTGCCATTATCCTGATCGCCGGACTGCAAGGTTCCGGTAAAACGACATTCTCTGCAAAGCTTGCCAATCATCTGAAAAGTAAGAAATCCCTGAAGCCTTTGCTGGTCGCGTGCGACGTGTACCGCCCTGCTGCAATCAACCAGTTAAAAGTGCTGGGTGAGCAGATCGGAGTATCCGTCTATGCCGAAGAAGGCAATCAGGACCCTGTACAGATTGCAAAAAAAGGTATTGACTTCGCAAAGGCCAATCAATGTAACCTGGTGATTGTGGATACCGCCGGGCGCCTGGCCATTGACGAGGAAATGATGAAGGAGATCGCGGAGGTCAAGAAAGCCATCAAGCCTTCAGAGACCTTGTTTGTCGTGGATTCCATGACAGGTCAGGATGCAGTGAACACAGCCAAAGCATTTAACGAAAGACTGGATTATGACGGTGTGGTGCTTACCAAATTGGATGGTGATACACGCGGTGGAGCAGCACTTTCTATTCGCTATGTGGTGGATAAGCCGATCAAGTTTGTAGGTACCGGTGAGAAGATGGATGCCCTGGATGTCTTTTATCCGCAACGGATGGCCGACCGTATTCTGGGGATGGGTGATATCGTTTCCCTGGTAGAGAAGGCACAGGAGCAATACGATGAAGCCGAAGCGAAAAAGTTGCAGAAGAAAATCGCCAGGGATCAGTTTGATCTCAATGATTTTCTTGATCAGATACAGCAGGTGAAGAAGATGGGCAATGTGAAAGACCTGATGGGTATGATCCCCGGTGTGGGCAAGGCCATGAAGAATGTAGACATCGATGACGATGCATTCAAAGGCATCGAGGCCATTATCCGTTCTATGACACCTGCCGAACGGAGTGACCCGTCCATGTTGAACGGCAGCAGGAGGGAACGCATTGCCACAGGAAGCGGAACGAGTATTCAGGAGGTGAACCGGCTGATGAAGCAGTTCACAGAGATGCGAAAGATGATGAAGATGATGTCAAATAAATCGCAGATGGCCCGCATGATGGCCAGAATGCCTAAACGTTAA